The DNA region TGTTCTTTAGATGCTTAGATCTCAACAACCATAAGACAAAGTGTTAGTGCAATAATATATGCACAAAAAGATTTAACATTAATCCACATTTAAACTACAGTGTAAAGGCCTAAAAGgcatttttattgtgtgtttgtgagagagaatgAATGGTGGAATCCCAAAGACCACATTTGCTACTTTTGTAGGCTGTGCATTGCTGACTTGAGCAATTTATGCATTTGAAGGTTtgctatttttacagtttaataatgCCAAAACCCATTGTGAAAAATGCACGAATATATCACTATCAAGGacaaaaatattcattataaatttaatttacaacCATCAACCTTTGAGAAAATACCcattataaacttaaaaaatatactcATTACaagttaaaaaatgtatatgacaaataaacaaacatatagaAACAAAAATGAACTTCAACTAGAAACAGTCAGCCGAAATTCAACTGTGCAAAACTATACAGCATTTGAAAAAACAGAAGACAGCTTATGCTCATGGCTGGTGTCTAATAACGCTCATTCTGCTATATGTACAGTGGAAGTCCTCCCCCTCACTCTCTTCTGCTGACTGGCACTGagcattgtatttatttgtttagaagAGGATGTAATAACCGGCTGAATCGCCAGTTTAGAGGAAGCCGATGATCTAAGTGAAGACCTAGCAGGGCTCTTGTTTCTGGGAGATGTCCTACATTCTGCAGATATACGGGAGCCAACAGTTTGCAGGAGATTGCCTTGTGATTTTGCTTTGCGCTGTGGCTTGGGTGACTTCCTTTTGGTCCTGTAAGGGGGTACTGGTGGTCTCTTGGCTGAAGTCAGAGGTCCAGCCCTCCGTGAGCTACGTCTGATTGGTGTTTGGTCAACTGCCGCTTGTTGGCGGCATTCATCTTGGTCCAGTCCTCCAACCTTATAGGAACTGCCCGCACAAGAGTGAGAAAGTGCTTTGGAAGAATCATCCACATGGGTAGATGCTGTGAGGTGTCCTAGGAGGAAACAACTACTACTTGAGATAGAGGAGCGGGTGAATAAGGCTTTTCGGCTGCTAGACAAAGAAGAACCAGGTTCTGATGGGCCACCGCTGTCCAGAATGGAGTCTGAGGTGGAGGTGCATAGATCAACCATGCTGCTCCTACCTCGAGCCTTCCGAGAATCTCCTGATGACTGCCCCTGCCCCAGGCCCTGCCTCTCCTTATTAATATCTGGACTAAGGCTACGGAATAGCTGTCGGACATGTGAAAGAGACTTGGAATTAGAGGGTGAAGACATGCCTTTTGGTGGACTCTTTAAGATCCTATTGGTCAAAGGGTCATAGAACTTAAGAGGTGTCTTTTTGTATTTGTACTTCAGGCCAACATCGCTATCACATGACTTCCGTTTCCTACCTGCTTTCTTAATAGGGGTAGGCTTGGAGATTCCTTGACCCCCGTCTGGGGAAGAAAGCACATAGACAACAGTTTTGGGCTGTAGAGGACTCATTATCTTGAAATAAGAAGCTGGAAGCTTCAAAGCACAGAGTCTGGTCTTCATGTCAGGGGTCCTTTCAGGGCTGGGGCACTGCTGGGGCTCTTCACTGTGTGTTGAGGGGAATGTTTCTTGTGACGATTTTCGCCGCACCACAGGGCAGCTAAGAGGGATGGTCTGTGTGCTGTGGCTTACCTTTACCACTTGGCAACGTGATGCAAGTCTGTAAATTCTTTGCCTAGACTTTTTCAAAATAACAGATTGTTTGGGGTCTTCTTCATTGTGATCCATGAGTGGCAAGATGTCTGTAGGCTCCCACCCAGCTTTATCTGCCTCCTCTTTATTGTCctgcttctttttctttctcctttttttacTGTGCTTCCCAAACCTAGCTAATGATTCGCTGTCAAAATAGCAACGGAACTGGCCTTGTTGGAATTCTTTTACTATGGAATCTATCTTCACGTCATCTTCAAACATCACCTGTGTCAATGTTTTGCCAACAAAAGACTGTGGTATGTGGGGAAGATCAGGAAACACCTTCTCAGCAGAACTCTCCTTGTTATCCTCAGGCGTTCCCACAGTGTTCAGGGCTGTGTCCAGCTGAGTCTGGTATCCTTGGTCTTCAAGATTTATATGCACTTCCAGTAACTCTGCTAAATTTTTTTCTTCAGCCTTTGTCTTTCCCAACGCCATCTGTATTGCATTGTCCCATTCTTCACTGCCTTTGGATTGACTCATAGACTGAGGACTTAGAACGAAGCTACCATCCTCCTGCGGATCGACATTGAGACTGTGGCCATAACAGTATTTTTCAATAACCTCCTCTATCACATCTCGAATCTCATCAGACAGATGACTGAATGTCTGTTCCCTATGGGGGCCTTTCCAAGGTGGCAGTGCTGAAGTCCACACTGTGGACTCTTCAGCCACTGATCGAAAGGTTGAAGGCTGGTTCTTCGAGGTAATGCACTTTGCAGCTGGTGGCGCACGGGAAGCTGTAATGGAGTCGCTCCCCTCTTTATCCCTATTGGTCTTCTTGTGCGCTTTCCTGTGTTCAACAGCTCCAGTCTTGGTGACTGGTGGACCCTCTGAAGCACTGGGATGTCCAGGGGGGTTTGTTTGTAAAATCTGTCTCTGTACAGTTAGTGTCAATTGTGATGTATTCGGTTGGTCGTTGGCAGAGCTGCCACTAGTCCTGTGCAAAAAACCCTGTGTAGGAGAGTACTTTCCAGAGGGAGGTGCTTCAGGCACCATTTTTCCTTTTTGGGAAGGGCCTTGTACATGTGTAGATGCAGTAAGGTCAGTTATCACTGCTGGAGTTGAGGCTGCAATTTGCAGCATTTCACAAGACTCTTCATCAGAGGTAGGCATCTCCTCACGTGTCCCAATAGAGACATAATCATCATCTGATCCACAGTACACCTCTGAGAGCACCTCCTTTGGGATGAGTGGGGTGGTTAGCAAAGGTAGATCAGCATGGGTAGGTCTACAGAGAAAAAGAGGTGTCAAAAACAGCAA from Carassius auratus strain Wakin chromosome 6, ASM336829v1, whole genome shotgun sequence includes:
- the zdbf2 gene encoding DBF4-type zinc finger-containing protein 2, with amino-acid sequence MPLEEGAQSSAKKAERRDMSGRTSRGEEPVAGPSSSQRQGYCSCCQVLYNSVEQHILSSQHREVVRAARANVSSGGLLERFLQDVLQYHPHRYSDTRPTHADLPLLTTPLIPKEVLSEVYCGSDDDYVSIGTREEMPTSDEESCEMLQIAASTPAVITDLTASTHVQGPSQKGKMVPEAPPSGKYSPTQGFLHRTSGSSANDQPNTSQLTLTVQRQILQTNPPGHPSASEGPPVTKTGAVEHRKAHKKTNRDKEGSDSITASRAPPAAKCITSKNQPSTFRSVAEESTVWTSALPPWKGPHREQTFSHLSDEIRDVIEEVIEKYCYGHSLNVDPQEDGSFVLSPQSMSQSKGSEEWDNAIQMALGKTKAEEKNLAELLEVHINLEDQGYQTQLDTALNTVGTPEDNKESSAEKVFPDLPHIPQSFVGKTLTQVMFEDDVKIDSIVKEFQQGQFRCYFDSESLARFGKHSKKRRKKKKQDNKEEADKAGWEPTDILPLMDHNEEDPKQSVILKKSRQRIYRLASRCQVVKVSHSTQTIPLSCPVVRRKSSQETFPSTHSEEPQQCPSPERTPDMKTRLCALKLPASYFKIMSPLQPKTVVYVLSSPDGGQGISKPTPIKKAGRKRKSCDSDVGLKYKYKKTPLKFYDPLTNRILKSPPKGMSSPSNSKSLSHVRQLFRSLSPDINKERQGLGQGQSSGDSRKARGRSSMVDLCTSTSDSILDSGGPSEPGSSLSSSRKALFTRSSISSSSCFLLGHLTASTHVDDSSKALSHSCAGSSYKVGGLDQDECRQQAAVDQTPIRRSSRRAGPLTSAKRPPVPPYRTKRKSPKPQRKAKSQGNLLQTVGSRISAECRTSPRNKSPARSSLRSSASSKLAIQPVITSSSKQINTMLSASQQKRVRGRTSTVHIAE